The proteins below come from a single bacterium genomic window:
- a CDS encoding copper resistance protein CopC codes for MGWLAVGPPGALAHATLVRSDPSDPCAILSFSRLPQLPQADLPCATGMVLRQPPRFVRLYFNERVDLIGRGVRVFGPGGRRVEVGPAQISGTEVSVKVNAAEPGTYRVIWRVVASDTHPAQGTFAFSVGHSSGPPAGMAAGAGSPARPTVGLALQTLARALHFAGYAMSFGVIGFRQLVLVPLSLADDVSSERRLWRLVGAGVLTLLIAEPLALVAQTTSLGAAGDGPFDLELAGGALDSSFGRVLAQRLGAAVLLWVLVGAVRNTHIGEMQMAWAVLPLGAVVALIDGEAAHAVGTRPAWAGLSINMVHEAAMGLWLGGLLGLLSIYRMPGIASRRGAIVARTTRIALVLVTVLIITGTVMALQHLTGLRDLAATAYGRTLLVKLCVLAAGLAIAWAAVSAPVDGRPRWWVREAGALLG; via the coding sequence GTGGGCTGGCTGGCAGTTGGGCCTCCGGGGGCGCTGGCCCACGCCACTCTCGTTCGCTCCGATCCCTCCGATCCATGCGCGATTCTTTCGTTCTCCCGTCTCCCGCAGCTGCCCCAGGCGGACCTCCCCTGCGCCACCGGGATGGTGCTGCGCCAGCCGCCGCGGTTCGTCCGTCTGTACTTCAACGAGCGTGTGGACCTCATCGGGCGGGGCGTGCGCGTGTTTGGGCCGGGCGGGAGGCGTGTCGAGGTCGGACCGGCGCAGATCTCCGGTACTGAGGTATCGGTCAAGGTCAATGCGGCGGAGCCGGGCACATATCGCGTCATCTGGCGAGTTGTCGCCTCGGACACGCATCCGGCGCAGGGGACGTTCGCCTTCAGCGTCGGACATTCGAGCGGGCCCCCCGCCGGAATGGCGGCGGGAGCCGGCAGTCCTGCACGACCCACGGTGGGGCTTGCGCTTCAGACGCTCGCCCGAGCGCTCCACTTCGCCGGATACGCGATGAGCTTTGGCGTGATCGGGTTCCGCCAATTGGTGCTCGTGCCGTTGTCACTTGCGGACGATGTCTCATCCGAGCGACGGCTCTGGCGGCTCGTTGGGGCGGGGGTCCTCACACTGCTGATCGCAGAGCCTCTCGCGCTGGTTGCGCAGACCACCAGTTTGGGCGCGGCGGGCGACGGCCCATTCGACCTCGAGCTGGCGGGGGGTGCTTTGGACTCGAGTTTCGGCCGCGTGCTCGCGCAGCGGCTGGGCGCGGCGGTCCTTCTCTGGGTGCTCGTCGGCGCGGTGCGGAACACGCACATCGGTGAGATGCAGATGGCCTGGGCGGTCCTGCCCCTGGGCGCCGTGGTGGCTCTGATCGACGGTGAGGCGGCCCACGCCGTCGGGACCCGTCCCGCATGGGCCGGCCTGAGCATCAACATGGTGCACGAAGCGGCGATGGGTCTATGGCTGGGAGGGCTGCTGGGACTGTTGAGCATCTACCGGATGCCGGGCATCGCATCGCGCCGGGGGGCGATCGTCGCGCGAACCACTCGGATCGCCTTGGTGTTGGTGACGGTGCTGATCATCACCGGGACGGTGATGGCGCTGCAGCACCTGACGGGCCTCCGCGACCTCGCCGCAACCGCGTACGGACGAACGCTCTTGGTGAA
- a CDS encoding MFS transporter, with translation MRLARGRFYYGWIIAAVTFLVLLSAAGIRSTPGVLIIPLEKEFGWTRATVSLAISINILLYGLFGPFAAALMDRFGVRRVMTGSLGLVAVGVGLTTVMHASWQLVLLWGIIVGLGTGATALVLGAYIANRWFVERRGLVMGLLTASTATGQLIFLPMLASVVVNHGWRNAVLIVSGVALLMIPIVAFFMRNDPSDIGLRPDGAPPEGPETPRGLTTGNPVTAALSALGRGFKSRDFWLLAGSFYICGASTNGLIGTHLIPASMEHGIPEVAAASLLAAMGVFDLIGTTVSGWLSDRWDSRYLLCWYYGLRGLSLLFLPYALGTQFLALAAFAVFYGLDWVATVPPTVRLTADIFGKRNVGLMFGWIAAAHQLGAATAAFGAGAVRTWLGGYQVAFMTSGLLCLLAAGLVIRIGQASRGDLVRHRAAEAGASI, from the coding sequence GTGCGTCTTGCGCGGGGGCGGTTCTACTACGGCTGGATCATCGCCGCCGTCACCTTTCTTGTCTTGCTCTCGGCGGCAGGGATTCGCTCGACGCCGGGGGTCCTGATCATCCCTCTGGAAAAGGAATTCGGCTGGACCCGGGCGACCGTGTCGCTGGCGATCTCCATCAACATCCTCCTGTACGGGCTGTTCGGGCCGTTTGCCGCGGCCCTGATGGACCGGTTCGGGGTCCGGCGCGTGATGACCGGCTCGCTCGGGCTGGTGGCCGTTGGCGTTGGGTTGACGACGGTGATGCACGCCTCGTGGCAGCTTGTGCTCCTCTGGGGAATCATTGTCGGGCTTGGGACGGGCGCCACGGCGTTGGTGCTGGGTGCGTATATCGCCAACCGCTGGTTCGTGGAGCGGCGCGGGCTCGTGATGGGACTGCTGACGGCCAGCACGGCCACCGGGCAGCTCATCTTCCTACCGATGCTCGCCTCGGTGGTCGTCAACCATGGGTGGCGGAACGCGGTGCTGATTGTTTCAGGCGTCGCGCTCCTGATGATCCCGATCGTCGCGTTCTTTATGCGAAACGACCCCAGCGACATCGGGCTCCGTCCGGACGGCGCGCCGCCCGAGGGGCCCGAGACGCCGCGGGGGCTGACGACAGGCAATCCGGTGACGGCGGCGCTGTCCGCGCTCGGGAGAGGATTCAAGTCGAGAGACTTCTGGCTGCTCGCCGGCAGTTTCTACATCTGCGGCGCCAGCACGAACGGCCTCATCGGCACCCACCTGATTCCCGCGTCGATGGAGCACGGGATCCCGGAGGTGGCGGCGGCGAGCCTGCTCGCGGCGATGGGTGTGTTCGACCTGATCGGCACGACCGTCTCGGGGTGGCTGTCCGACCGGTGGGACAGCCGGTACCTGCTGTGCTGGTACTACGGGCTCCGGGGCCTGTCGTTGCTCTTCCTTCCGTATGCGCTGGGGACGCAGTTCCTCGCGCTGGCCGCCTTCGCCGTCTTCTACGGCCTCGACTGGGTCGCCACCGTTCCGCCGACCGTCCGCCTGACCGCCGACATCTTCGGCAAGCGCAACGTGGGCCTCATGTTCGGCTGGATCGCCGCCGCGCACCAGCTCGGAGCCGCGACCGCGGCATTCGGGGCGGGGGCCGTGCGCACGTGGCTCGGCGGTTATCAGGTCGCGTTCATGACCTCGGGGCTGCTCTGCTTGCTCGCGGCCGGCCTGGTGATCCGGATCGGCCAGGCGTCTCGGGGTGATCTCGTGCGTCACCGTGCGGCCGAGGCGGGGGCGTCGATCTAA
- a CDS encoding amidase family protein produces the protein MDDTELCFTPAIELRRLIRGRKVSPVEITEAVLNRIGRLNPTLHAFVTVTADRARADARAAEARALEGESTGLLDGIPYSIKDLEPTAGIRTTFGSKFFEHNIPAEDGAVAARMKASGGILLGKTNTPHFGHRDMCDNLIGPPCRNPWKLDRTSGGSSGGAGAAVASGLGPVAHGSDGAGSIRIPSALCGVFGLKPSFGRVPFHPNPDYWSARSHNGPMTRAVRDAALMLTVLAGPDPRDPLSIDAPPEDYVKACAGDLKGLKVAWSRDLGYAAEAVDPEVGGIAERAARRFSELGCAVEAPAIRWPDPREVHKIIWQVSMAARYGDRAIERPEWVEPSLMQMILNAGRLSAVEYGKALAFRSVFYNAVREFFEAYDLLLTPQMPVAAWSVDAGANDGPNDAEGRPMPFLDRVPFMYPFNLTGQPAANVPCGFTAEGLPVGLQIVGRWHDDAVVLRAAAGFEAIQPWAQHYPPL, from the coding sequence ATGGACGACACGGAGTTGTGCTTTACGCCCGCGATCGAGCTGAGGCGGCTCATTCGCGGGCGGAAGGTCTCCCCGGTCGAGATCACCGAGGCTGTGCTGAACCGGATCGGCCGGCTGAACCCGACACTCCACGCGTTCGTGACGGTCACGGCGGACCGGGCGCGGGCGGACGCCCGAGCGGCGGAGGCGCGTGCGCTCGAGGGTGAGTCCACCGGCCTCCTGGATGGCATCCCCTACTCCATCAAGGACCTGGAGCCAACGGCGGGCATCCGGACGACGTTCGGCTCGAAGTTCTTCGAGCACAATATCCCGGCAGAGGACGGTGCCGTCGCTGCCCGGATGAAGGCCTCGGGCGGAATCCTCCTCGGGAAGACCAACACGCCGCACTTCGGCCACCGGGACATGTGCGACAACCTGATCGGACCGCCGTGCCGGAATCCCTGGAAGCTCGATCGGACCTCGGGCGGATCCTCAGGCGGCGCCGGCGCGGCGGTCGCCTCGGGGTTGGGGCCGGTGGCACACGGGTCGGATGGCGCGGGATCGATTCGCATTCCTTCGGCGCTCTGCGGAGTGTTTGGGCTCAAGCCCTCGTTCGGCCGGGTGCCCTTTCATCCCAACCCCGACTACTGGTCCGCGCGGTCCCACAATGGTCCGATGACGCGCGCCGTCCGCGATGCCGCGCTGATGCTCACGGTCCTCGCCGGTCCTGATCCGCGCGACCCGCTGTCCATCGATGCCCCGCCCGAGGACTACGTGAAGGCCTGCGCCGGCGACCTCAAAGGACTCAAGGTCGCCTGGAGCAGGGATCTGGGCTACGCGGCGGAGGCGGTCGATCCTGAGGTGGGAGGGATCGCCGAGCGGGCGGCGCGGCGGTTTTCCGAGCTCGGCTGCGCGGTCGAGGCGCCGGCGATCCGGTGGCCCGATCCTAGGGAAGTGCACAAGATCATTTGGCAGGTGAGCATGGCCGCCCGATACGGCGACCGGGCCATCGAGCGGCCCGAATGGGTCGAGCCGTCCCTCATGCAGATGATCCTGAACGCGGGTCGGCTGAGCGCGGTCGAGTACGGGAAAGCCCTCGCGTTCCGAAGCGTCTTTTACAACGCGGTGCGTGAGTTCTTCGAAGCCTACGATCTGCTGCTGACCCCTCAGATGCCGGTCGCGGCCTGGTCCGTCGATGCCGGGGCGAACGACGGGCCCAACGATGCCGAAGGCCGGCCGATGCCCTTCTTGGATCGCGTCCCCTTCATGTATCCATTTAACTTGACCGGACAACCGGCCGCGAACGTGCCGTGCGGGTTCACCGCCGAAGGCCTCCCCGTCGGCCTGCAGATCGTCGGCCGGTGGCACGATGACGCCGTGGTCCTGCGGGCCGCGGCGGGGTTTGAGGCGATCCAGCCGTGGGCACAGCACTACCCGCCGCTGTGA
- a CDS encoding DUF488 domain-containing protein has translation MRLHTIGHSTRTLDELVDALRTFGIRLLVDIRTIPRSRHTPQFNREALTRRLPGRGIRYTHLGALGGLRKPRPDSRNTAWRNAGFRGFADYMETPEFAEGLRALRALAEDAGPVAFMCAEAVPWRCHRSLVADALTARGDTVLHIMEAGKSQAHVLTAWARVDGTRVTYPGEPPREDRPRASPRRGRALSRSAEDRLL, from the coding sequence ATGCGACTGCACACGATCGGGCATTCCACCCGGACCCTCGACGAGTTGGTGGACGCGCTGCGGACCTTTGGGATCCGCTTGCTGGTCGATATCCGAACGATCCCGCGATCGCGCCACACGCCGCAGTTTAACCGGGAGGCGCTGACCCGGCGCCTCCCGGGACGGGGTATCCGGTACACGCATCTCGGGGCCTTGGGGGGCCTCCGGAAGCCGCGTCCCGACTCGCGCAACACGGCCTGGCGTAATGCCGGCTTCCGGGGATTCGCGGATTACATGGAGACTCCCGAGTTTGCGGAGGGGCTCCGAGCACTCCGGGCTCTGGCCGAGGATGCGGGGCCGGTGGCCTTCATGTGCGCCGAAGCCGTCCCGTGGCGGTGCCATCGCTCGCTCGTCGCGGATGCCCTGACGGCTCGGGGGGATACGGTCCTGCACATCATGGAGGCCGGGAAGTCGCAGGCTCACGTGCTCACCGCTTGGGCGCGGGTCGACGGAACCCGCGTCACCTATCCGGGAGAGCCCCCGCGCGAAGACCGCCCTCGAGCGTCCCCGCGGCGCGGCCGGGCCCTCTCACGGTCCGCGGAGGACCGGCTCTTATAG
- a CDS encoding LUD domain-containing protein translates to MKLPPLRKRIAAGLADASADQARREVFTGLRPRLEGARSRYPDLQERVRHIKMDALDHLDELVLIATEQLERNGCTVAVASTAADARKYILKVVGGGTVVKSKSNAAKEIGIVEALEARRVKVVETDLGDRINQLNGTYGGHIIAPAIQVTKQRVRELFSELAGEMLPDDPEEIVKVAREDLRSAFATAGYGLSGGNALAADTGTLCVVENEGNIRMLSSLPDVYIAVVPITKIVRTVEDALLVIQGASVFGVAQRIGTYASCISGPAPADGVGPREVHVVLVDNGRRRAIAQGFGEAFACINCGSCLDHCPVYAVIGDKYGVSTHIGGIGLLQASFTSGLGLTAGQGLSLCLNCRACVDPCPVRIDTPGMHARLREQLPVSRRLPAMARAVLGLTGRVPLMRAAGRAVYAAERLGVRRMVERLLPRRLRETAPLLPPMPTPREMAPPPEVIEPIGPHKHTVAFFTGCVMSTWLAPINWATLRVLARSGCRIRMPRSQGCCGALHHHMGEGRQARALAQKVIDAFDGLDDCEAILTNSAGCGAAMKEYPDLLRDDSVYAERARAFAARVRDVSEFLAARGVAPAVTRVRARAVYFDPCHLGIAQGVTKEPRWLLRRIPGLEIVEAKRREACCGSAGIYSLVHPEVSGRLADLITQDLCETNPDLIVTSNPGCLLQVRWGLARAGAGNRIGVVHMMELLDRATGTTA, encoded by the coding sequence GTGAAGCTTCCTCCCCTTCGCAAGCGCATCGCCGCCGGCCTGGCCGACGCATCCGCGGACCAGGCGCGCCGAGAAGTCTTCACAGGACTGCGGCCGCGCCTCGAGGGGGCGCGGTCGAGGTATCCCGATCTGCAAGAGCGCGTCCGGCATATCAAGATGGACGCGCTGGACCACCTCGACGAGCTCGTCCTGATCGCGACAGAGCAGCTGGAGCGCAACGGCTGCACCGTCGCCGTGGCTTCGACCGCAGCGGACGCGCGCAAGTACATCCTCAAGGTGGTGGGGGGCGGCACGGTCGTCAAATCCAAGAGCAACGCCGCCAAGGAGATCGGCATCGTCGAAGCGCTCGAGGCCCGGCGCGTCAAGGTTGTCGAGACCGACCTCGGCGACCGCATCAATCAGCTCAACGGGACCTACGGCGGACACATCATCGCGCCGGCCATCCAGGTCACGAAACAGCGCGTGCGCGAGCTCTTCAGCGAGCTGGCGGGCGAGATGCTTCCCGATGATCCGGAGGAGATCGTCAAGGTCGCCCGGGAGGACCTGCGCTCCGCGTTTGCGACCGCCGGGTACGGCCTGTCGGGCGGCAACGCGCTGGCCGCCGACACCGGCACCCTGTGCGTCGTGGAGAACGAAGGCAACATCCGGATGCTCTCCTCCCTCCCGGATGTCTACATCGCGGTCGTCCCCATCACCAAGATCGTCCGGACGGTGGAGGACGCGCTCCTGGTCATCCAGGGGGCCAGCGTCTTCGGGGTCGCCCAGCGGATCGGGACCTACGCGTCATGCATCTCCGGGCCTGCCCCGGCCGACGGCGTTGGGCCCAGGGAGGTGCACGTCGTCCTCGTCGACAACGGCCGGCGCCGCGCCATCGCGCAGGGGTTCGGCGAGGCGTTCGCCTGCATCAATTGCGGGAGCTGCCTCGACCACTGCCCTGTGTACGCGGTGATCGGGGACAAATATGGCGTGTCGACCCACATCGGCGGCATCGGCCTGCTGCAGGCGAGTTTCACGTCCGGGCTCGGGCTCACGGCTGGGCAGGGACTCTCGCTGTGCCTCAACTGCCGAGCGTGTGTCGACCCCTGCCCGGTTCGGATCGACACGCCGGGAATGCACGCCCGGCTCCGTGAGCAGCTTCCCGTCTCCCGGCGGTTGCCGGCGATGGCCCGGGCGGTGCTCGGCCTCACCGGACGCGTGCCGTTGATGCGGGCCGCCGGACGGGCGGTGTATGCGGCAGAGCGACTCGGGGTGCGGCGGATGGTCGAGCGCCTTCTACCCCGCCGCCTGCGGGAGACGGCGCCGCTCCTGCCGCCGATGCCTACCCCGCGAGAGATGGCGCCGCCGCCCGAAGTGATCGAACCGATCGGCCCTCACAAGCACACGGTCGCGTTCTTCACCGGGTGCGTGATGAGTACGTGGCTGGCCCCGATCAACTGGGCGACCCTCCGGGTGCTGGCGCGGTCCGGTTGCCGGATCCGGATGCCGCGCAGCCAGGGCTGTTGCGGCGCGCTCCATCACCACATGGGCGAGGGACGGCAGGCTCGGGCGCTCGCGCAGAAGGTCATCGACGCGTTCGACGGGCTGGACGACTGTGAGGCGATCCTGACGAACTCCGCCGGGTGCGGGGCCGCGATGAAAGAATATCCCGACCTGCTCCGTGACGACTCGGTGTACGCGGAACGGGCGCGCGCATTTGCAGCGCGCGTGCGCGACGTGAGCGAGTTCCTCGCCGCCCGCGGCGTGGCGCCGGCCGTCACGCGCGTGCGGGCGCGCGCGGTGTACTTCGATCCCTGTCACCTCGGCATCGCGCAGGGCGTCACCAAGGAGCCGCGGTGGCTGCTCCGCCGGATTCCAGGGCTGGAGATCGTCGAGGCCAAACGCCGTGAGGCGTGCTGCGGCAGCGCCGGCATCTACAGCCTCGTGCACCCCGAGGTCAGCGGCCGCCTCGCCGACCTCATCACGCAGGACCTCTGCGAGACGAACCCCGACCTGATCGTCACGAGCAACCCCGGGTGTCTGCTGCAGGTGCGATGGGGATTGGCCCGCGCGGGCGCCGGCAACCGGATCGGGGTCGTCCACATGATGGAGCTGCTCGACCGGGCCACGGGCACGACCGCATGA
- a CDS encoding lactate utilization protein yields the protein MSVPGTPSAAGATEEILASLRRLRNRARVRARAGLLDEAVETMNGVGFDVVRLAARDDVAKRVLEIIPTGATAVYHPCVVGRAVGVADVLRAEGRTVVTLPGDGEPGRQNGSWRDSLLAAQFGITGANALVADTGSLMLAEELGFGRAASNVPPVHIALVTADSVVESLLDAVLIARGYAAMHLNRPVPRYVSLVSGPSKTADIGFTLVHGMHGPRTVHVVIWEHPKSAGINDDALRAWVLA from the coding sequence ATGAGTGTCCCGGGAACCCCGTCCGCGGCCGGGGCGACCGAAGAGATACTGGCGTCGCTCCGCCGCCTTCGGAACCGCGCTCGGGTGCGTGCGCGCGCCGGCCTGCTCGATGAAGCCGTCGAGACGATGAACGGCGTGGGCTTCGATGTGGTCAGGCTGGCCGCGCGCGACGACGTCGCGAAGCGCGTCCTCGAAATCATTCCCACAGGCGCGACCGCCGTGTACCATCCGTGCGTCGTCGGCCGGGCCGTCGGCGTGGCGGACGTCCTTCGCGCGGAGGGCCGCACCGTGGTCACCCTCCCGGGCGACGGGGAGCCCGGCCGGCAGAATGGGTCCTGGCGCGATTCCCTTCTCGCCGCGCAGTTCGGGATCACGGGCGCGAACGCGCTTGTCGCGGACACAGGGAGCCTCATGCTGGCGGAAGAGCTGGGGTTCGGAAGAGCCGCGAGCAATGTCCCGCCGGTCCATATCGCCTTGGTGACGGCCGACAGCGTGGTGGAGAGCCTGCTCGATGCCGTCCTGATCGCGCGCGGATACGCGGCGATGCACCTCAACCGTCCGGTGCCCCGCTACGTCTCTCTGGTCTCCGGCCCGAGCAAGACGGCCGACATCGGGTTCACGCTCGTCCACGGCATGCACGGTCCGCGCACGGTCCACGTAGTGATCTGGGAACATCCGAAGAGCGCGGGGATCAACGACGACGCGCTGCGCGCCTGGGTGCTTGCGTAG
- a CDS encoding FAD-linked oxidase C-terminal domain-containing protein: MQLADLRLRIDDRNALVHALQDVAGPDRVFTHPADLIAYEYDGCNFMAALPDLVVSPVSTDEVVGIVKVARRHHVPLIARGSGTGLSGGAITPIGGIIVSMAKMKRILHVDLDNRTAIVEPGVINLDVTNAVQAGGYFYAPDPSSQSACSIGGNVANNSGGVHTLAFGVTTNHVLGLEMVLADGSIVQLGGRGADAPGLDLVGVTVGSEGTLGIVTKVTIRLMRRREGVLTMLGIFPTIEQASQSVADIIASGIGPTSLEMIDRLTVEAVEPAIHAGLPLDAGAVLLIEVEGVREILAPSAGTIEALCRRNSARDVRTARSEEERHLYWAARKGAFGAMGRLAPNYYLHDAVVPRSQLPAIMHQVMEIARRNGIRVANVFHAGDGNLHPLIPYDAEAPGETARVMKASEEILAACVAVGGSISGEHGIGFEKNNYMSWIFGDADLEAQRRLKRSYDPDELMNPFKVFPTPVSCGELMVRRPPRLGATGLWI, from the coding sequence GTGCAGCTCGCCGATCTCCGCCTCCGCATCGACGACCGAAACGCCCTTGTGCATGCGCTGCAGGACGTCGCGGGACCCGACCGCGTGTTTACCCACCCCGCCGACCTCATCGCCTACGAATACGACGGCTGCAACTTCATGGCGGCCCTCCCGGACCTCGTCGTCTCCCCGGTCTCCACGGACGAGGTGGTGGGGATCGTCAAGGTCGCGCGGCGCCATCACGTGCCGCTGATCGCGCGCGGCTCCGGAACCGGGCTCTCTGGAGGAGCGATCACGCCGATCGGTGGGATCATCGTCTCCATGGCCAAGATGAAACGCATCCTGCACGTGGACCTCGACAACCGGACCGCCATCGTCGAGCCCGGCGTGATCAACCTGGACGTCACGAACGCCGTCCAGGCGGGCGGATATTTCTACGCCCCCGACCCCAGCAGCCAGTCGGCGTGCAGCATCGGGGGGAACGTCGCCAACAACAGCGGCGGCGTCCACACCCTCGCGTTCGGAGTGACGACGAACCACGTGCTCGGCCTCGAGATGGTCCTGGCGGATGGGTCCATCGTGCAGCTCGGCGGACGGGGCGCGGACGCCCCGGGGCTCGACCTCGTCGGCGTCACCGTCGGATCGGAGGGCACCCTCGGCATCGTCACCAAGGTCACGATCCGGCTGATGCGGCGCCGCGAGGGCGTGCTGACGATGCTTGGCATCTTTCCGACGATCGAGCAGGCGAGCCAATCGGTCGCGGACATCATCGCCTCCGGCATCGGCCCCACCTCCCTCGAGATGATCGACCGGCTCACCGTAGAGGCCGTGGAACCGGCCATCCACGCGGGGCTGCCGCTCGACGCCGGCGCCGTGCTGCTCATCGAAGTGGAGGGGGTCCGGGAGATCCTGGCGCCCTCCGCCGGGACCATCGAGGCGTTGTGCCGGCGGAACAGCGCGCGCGACGTTCGGACCGCCCGATCGGAAGAGGAGCGCCATCTCTACTGGGCGGCCCGGAAGGGCGCGTTCGGCGCGATGGGCCGGCTGGCCCCCAACTATTACCTGCACGACGCGGTCGTGCCGCGCAGCCAGCTCCCCGCGATTATGCACCAGGTGATGGAGATCGCCAGGCGGAACGGCATCCGGGTCGCCAACGTCTTCCACGCCGGCGACGGGAACCTCCACCCGCTCATCCCCTACGACGCTGAAGCCCCGGGGGAGACCGCCCGGGTGATGAAGGCCAGCGAGGAGATCCTCGCCGCCTGCGTCGCGGTGGGGGGGAGCATCAGCGGGGAGCACGGGATCGGATTCGAGAAGAACAACTACATGTCGTGGATCTTCGGCGATGCCGATCTGGAGGCCCAGCGAAGGTTGAAACGGTCGTATGATCCGGATGAGCTGATGAACCCCTTCAAGGTCTTCCCCACGCCCGTCTCCTGCGGAGAACTCATGGTCCGCCGGCCGCCGCGGTTGGGCGCGACGGGACTGTGGATCTGA
- a CDS encoding (Fe-S)-binding protein, translating to MAPQAASPEAPAAQPIPRLAIPELDKCIQCGFCLQHCPTYRILSVETESPRGRIHLIEAAAQGRIPIDARFEEHMYVCLGCRACETACPSGVKFGTIIEAARAEIGPTGSPLARRLTLLALRHLMPFPGRLRLAAALLRFYQRSGLRSAAHALHLVPRRLAEMETLLPRIPDHFFAPAQEVFPAMGPQRARVGLLSGCVMSVMFADLNEATIRVLQRNGCEVVVPRAQTCCGALNLHSGERDQARAMARRNIDTFLAAGVDAIVINAAGCGSASKEYEVLFRDDPSYSARAAQFSHLCRDVSEFLAELGLVGGLGEVRARVTYQDPCHLAHGQGIRRQPRELLRRIPGVDLVEMSGSDRCCGSAGIYNLTQPEYSRVILDEKVAAIQATGADVVVAPNPGCMLQIAGGVRARGMRVHVHHLIDLIDRAYRAADTA from the coding sequence ATGGCACCCCAGGCTGCCTCCCCGGAGGCGCCCGCAGCACAGCCGATTCCGCGCCTCGCGATCCCGGAGCTGGACAAGTGCATCCAGTGCGGATTTTGTCTGCAGCACTGCCCCACCTACCGGATCCTGTCGGTCGAGACCGAGTCCCCGCGCGGCCGGATTCACCTGATCGAAGCGGCCGCGCAGGGCCGGATCCCGATCGACGCCCGGTTCGAAGAGCACATGTACGTGTGCCTCGGATGCCGCGCGTGCGAGACCGCCTGTCCCTCCGGCGTCAAGTTTGGCACGATCATCGAAGCCGCCCGGGCGGAGATCGGCCCCACCGGGTCGCCGCTGGCGCGGCGCCTCACGCTCCTGGCCCTCCGGCACCTGATGCCCTTTCCCGGCCGCCTCCGTCTCGCCGCCGCGCTGCTGCGATTTTACCAGCGAAGCGGACTCCGGTCCGCCGCGCATGCGCTTCATCTCGTGCCGCGGCGGCTGGCCGAGATGGAGACCCTGCTCCCTCGTATCCCCGATCATTTCTTCGCTCCTGCGCAGGAGGTCTTTCCCGCCATGGGCCCGCAGCGGGCGCGGGTCGGATTGCTCAGCGGCTGCGTGATGAGCGTGATGTTCGCCGACCTCAACGAGGCGACGATCCGGGTGCTCCAGCGGAACGGGTGCGAGGTCGTCGTGCCTCGGGCTCAGACGTGCTGCGGCGCCCTGAACCTGCACAGCGGCGAGCGGGACCAGGCCCGCGCGATGGCCCGGCGGAACATCGACACATTTCTCGCCGCGGGGGTCGATGCGATCGTCATCAACGCCGCCGGGTGCGGAAGCGCGAGCAAAGAATACGAGGTGCTCTTCCGCGACGACCCGAGCTACAGCGCCAGGGCGGCGCAATTCAGTCACCTCTGTCGTGACGTCTCCGAGTTCCTGGCGGAGCTCGGTCTGGTCGGAGGGCTCGGCGAAGTGCGGGCGCGCGTGACCTATCAGGATCCCTGCCACTTGGCGCACGGCCAGGGGATCCGCCGCCAACCTCGAGAGTTGCTCCGTCGCATCCCCGGGGTGGACCTCGTCGAAATGTCGGGGTCCGACCGCTGCTGCGGCAGCGCGGGGATCTACAATCTCACGCAGCCCGAGTACTCGCGCGTCATTCTCGACGAGAAGGTGGCCGCCATTCAGGCGACGGGCGCCGATGTCGTCGTCGCGCCGAACCCCGGATGCATGTTGCAGATCGCCGGCGGCGTGCGTGCCCGAGGGATGCGGGTGCACGTCCACCATCTCATCGATCTGATCGACCGCGCGTATAGGGCGGCCGACACGGCATGA